One window of Trifolium pratense cultivar HEN17-A07 linkage group LG5, ARS_RC_1.1, whole genome shotgun sequence genomic DNA carries:
- the LOC123885054 gene encoding desiccation-related protein PCC13-62-like encodes MAPHYISKITISIVIFLSSLIFTPISCSYEPTPPKKLTDVELLEFPLNLEYLEAEFFLFGSLGHGLDVVAPELAEGGPPPIGAKLAKLSKFVKDIIFQFGLQEVGHLRAIKSTIKGFPRPSLDLSALSFSEVMDSAFGHPLHPPFDPYANDVNFLLASYVIPYVGLTGYVGANPLLQNATSRKLVAGLLGVESGQDAVIRALLYERRAWKVHPYEVSVAEFTNHISMLRNKLGNDGVKDEGLVEDSSGNILAGDKDSLSYARTPEEILRIVYGSGDESFPGGFYPLGGDGHIAKSYLSNA; translated from the exons ATGGCTCCACATTATATTTCTAAAATCACTATTTCCATTGTTATTTTCCTTTCCTCCCTCATCTTCACCCCAATTTCTTGTTCTTATGAGCCCACTCCTCCAAAAAAATTAACAGATGTTGAGCTTCTTGAATTTCCACTTAATTTAGAATATTTGGAAgccgaattttttttatttggatcaTTGGGTCATGGATTGGATGTAGTTGCTCCAGAGCTAGCAGAGGGTGGACCCCCTCCTATCGGTGCTAAATTGGCCAAATTGAGTAAATTTGTTAAAGATATAATTTTTCAGTTTGGTTTGCAAGAAGTTGGACATTTGAG AGCCATAAAGAGCACAATAAAAGGGTTCCCAAGGCCTTCACTTGATCTAAGTGCATTATCATTTTCTGAGGTGATGGATAGTGCCTTTGGACATCCTTTGCACCCTCCTTTTGATCCATATGCAAATGATGTCAATTTTCTTCTTGCATCTTATGTGATTCCTTATGTTGGTCTTACCGGCTATGTTGGAGCTAATCCACTCTTGCAAAATGCTACTTCTAGGAAG CTAGTTGCAGGCCTTCTAGGAGTAGAATCAGGCCAAGATGCGGTTATACGAGCATTGTTATACGAACGTCGAGCATGGAAGGTGCATCCTTATGAAGTAAGTGTGGCAGAGTTCACAAATCACATTTCAATGCTTAGGAATAAATTAGGAAATGATGGTGTGAAAGATGAGGGTCTTGTGGAAGACTCATCGGGCAATATCCTTGCTGGTGATAAAGACTCACTATCATATGCAAGAACTCCAGAGGAAATATTGAGGATTGTATATGGATCTGGTGATGAAAGTTTCCCTGGTGGCTTCTACCCTCTTGGAGGAGATGGCCATATAGCAAAATCTTACTTATCCAATGCTTAA
- the LOC123885052 gene encoding ER membrane protein complex subunit 6, producing MAVQSGSGSSEKKSSNGENELLTFNAENMQSNMKIIYYSRTFLSIIGGVVAGILGFTGLKGFVFYSLLMAFTSLGLIAKAKFSIHTYFDSWNRVLIDGFLGGLMSFVLFWTFAYDIAHIF from the exons ATGGCTGTACAATCTGGGTCAGGTTCATCAGAGAAGAAATCAAGCAATGGAGAGAATGAGTTGCTGACTTTTAATGCTGAGAATATGCAAAGCAACATGAAAATCATATATTACAG CCGAACATTTTTATCTATAATTGGCGGAGTTGTTGCTGGTATTTTGGGATTTACAGGCTTGAAAGGATTTGTCTTTTACTCACTTCTCATGGCATTTACTTCACTTGGGCTCATAGCCAAAGCAAAGTTTTCAATCCACACATACTTTGATTCCTGGAACCGTGTGCTAATTGATGGCTTTCTCGGTGGTCTAATG TCGTTCGTGCTGTTCTGGAC ATTTGCATATGACATTGCTCATATATTTTGA
- the LOC123885127 gene encoding cell wall / vacuolar inhibitor of fructosidase 1-like: protein MKKATTIIISSFTIHILLLVSIPLTSSQSNENTTIVDQICKKTPFYDLCSSILNSNPLTPKTDLKTIAIVMVKNILSNATDTLNYIEGLIKKTSDRGMEQALAFCAESYIPVVKYTLPQATDAINQNRFAFASYCVNDAVKEINSCNKKFSGLTLVSPLGDRNGIVQKLVDVASAIIKQLLKG, encoded by the coding sequence atgaaaaaagccACAACCATTATTATTTCATCATTTACAATCCACATTCTTCTCCTTGTTTCCATTCCCTTAACATCATCACAATCAAATGAAAACACAACTATAGTAGATCAAATATGCAAAAAAACACCCTTTTATGATCTATGTAGTTCAATTCTAAATTCAAACCCACTTACACCAAAAACCGATCTAAAAACCATAGCAATAGTAATGGTAAAAAACATTCTCTCAAATGCAACTGACACATTAAATTACATTGAAGGGTTAATCAAGAAAACTTCAGATCGTGGAATGGAACAAGCATTAGCATTTTGTGCTGAATCATATATCCCAGTTGTGAAATACACTCTTCCTCAAGCTACTGATGCTATAAATCAAAATCGGTTTGCTTTTGCTAGTTATTGTGTTAATGATGCTGTTAAAGAAATTAATTCTTGTAATAAGAAATTTTCTGGGTTGACTTTGGTGTCACCTTTAGGGGATAGAAATGGTATTGTTCAAAAGCTTGTTGATGTTGCTTCTGCTATTATTAAACAACTATTGAAGGGTTGA
- the LOC123887104 gene encoding desiccation-related protein PCC13-62-like: protein MATHYISTVTISVVVLLASLIISVATTKETISLDVDLLEFSLNLEYLEAEFFLFGAMGIGLDGIAPELADGGPPPIGAKMAKLRDNVTREIIGQFGIQEVGHLRAIKSTVKGFPRPLLDLSKSSFAKLMDKAFGRPLHPPFDPYANDINFLLASYLIPYVGLTGYVGANPFLQNVASRQLVAGLLGVESGQDAVIRTLLYERRALKVKPYGVSVAEFTNHISNLRNILGNGGLKDVGVSNILVGDATSLSYSRSPREILRIIYGSGNESIPGGFYPKGGNGRIARYNLHTS, encoded by the exons ATGGCAACACATTATATTTCCACAGTCACTATCTCAGTTGTTGTTTTACTTGCTTCCCTCATTATAAGTGTTGCTACAACCAAAGAAACAATATCATTAGATGTTGATCTTCTTGAATTTTCACTTAATTTAGAGTACTTAGAAGCtgaattctttttatttggaGCAATGGGAATAGGATTGGATGGAATTGCTCCAGAGCTAGCAGATGGTGGACCCCCTCCTATTGGTGCCAAAATGGCCAAACTAAGGGACAATGTGACCAGAGAAATCATTGGTCAATTTGGCATTCAAGAAGTTGGACATTTGAG GGCTATAAAAAGCACAGTGAAAGGGTTTCCTAGGCCTTTACTAGATCTTAGCAAATCATCATTTGCCAAGTTGATGGACAAAGCCTTTGGAAGGCCTTTGCACCCTCCTTTTGATCCTTATGCAAATGATATCAACTTTTTGCTTGCATCTTATTTGATTCCTTATGTTGGCCTTACTGGATATGTTGGAGCCAATCCATTCCTCCAAAATGTTGCTTCCAGACAG TTAGTTGCAGGCCTTCTTGGGGTAGAATCGGGTCAAGATGCAGTTATACGAACATTGTTATACGAACGTCGTGCATTGAAAGTGAAACCTTATGGAGTGAGTGTGGCAGAATTCACTAATCACATCTCAAATCTTAGAAATATATTAGGAAACGGAGGTTTGAAAGATGTTGGTGTTAGTAACATCCTTGTTGGTGATGCAACTTCGCTCTCGTATTCAAGGAGTCCGCGAGAAATATTGAGGATTATATACGGAAGTGGTAATGAAAGTATCCCTGGTGGGTTCTATCCTAAAGGAGGAAATGGTCGTATAGCAAGATATAACTTGCACACTAGTTAA
- the LOC123887077 gene encoding desiccation-related protein PCC13-62-like — protein MGTHYISTVTISVVVLLASLIISVATTKETISLDVDLLEFSLNLEYLEAEFFLFGAMGIGLDGIAPELADGGPPPIGAKMAKLRDNVTREIIGQFGIQEVGHLRAIKSTVKGFPRPLLDLSKSSFAKLMDKAFGRPLHPPFDPYANDINFLLASYLIPYVGLTGYVGANPFLQNVASRQLVAGLLGVESGQDAVIRTLLYERRALKVKPYGVSVAEFTDRISNLRNILGNGGLKDVGVSNILVGDATSLSYSRSPREILRIIYGSGHESIPGGFYPKGGNGRIARYNLHTT, from the exons ATGGGAACACATTATATTTCCACAGTCACTATCTCAGTTGTTGTTTTACTTGCTTCCCTCATTATAAGTGTTGCTACAACCAAAGAAACAATATCATTAGATGTTGATCTTCTTGAATTTTCACTTAATTTAGAGTACTTAGAAGCtgaattctttttatttggaGCAATGGGAATAGGATTGGATGGAATTGCTCCAGAGCTAGCAGATGGTGGACCCCCTCCTATTGGTGCCAAAATGGCCAAACTAAGGGACAATGTGACCAGAGAAATCATTGGTCAATTTGGCATTCAAGAAGTTGGACATTTGAG GGCTATAAAAAGCACAGTGAAAGGGTTTCCTAGGCCTTTACTAGATCTTAGCAAATCATCATTTGCCAAGTTGATGGACAAAGCCTTTGGAAGGCCTTTGCACCCTCCTTTTGATCCTTATGCAAATGATATCAACTTTTTGCTTGCATCTTATTTGATTCCTTATGTTGGCCTTACTGGATATGTTGGAGCCAATCCATTCCTCCAAAATGTTGCTTCCAGACAG TTAGTTGCAGGCCTTCTTGGGGTAGAATCGGGTCAAGATGCAGTTATACGAACATTGTTATACGAACGTCGTGCATTGAAAGTGAAACCTTATGGAGTGAGTGTGGCAGAATTCACTGATCGCATCTCAAATCTTAGAAATATATTAGGAAACGGAGGTTTGAAAGATGTTGGTGTTAGTAACATCCTTGTTGGTGATGCAACTTCGCTCTCGTATTCAAGGAGTCCGCGAGAAATATTGAGGATTATATACGGAAGTGGTCATGAAAGTATCCCTGGTGGGTTCTATCCTAAAGGAGGAAATGGTCGTATAGCAAGATATAACTTGCACACTACTTAA